A single window of Nicotiana sylvestris chromosome 3, ASM39365v2, whole genome shotgun sequence DNA harbors:
- the LOC104229988 gene encoding uncharacterized protein, with amino-acid sequence MLLQTTYQEKGTQTDDRQETKDLFAILTTLSLHMDSMGKRLQQLQESKPSQQHDYKDAELSRSEDSKFSELEGDVGKLRKTHNNVSLHTAAAPAEILYDEIKPVIQVVKIGLTRDMLIPEEIEQQPEIPKIEIPSFYANKRIIGITTIIQELANNYLQENAIWSYYSRDQLMIYANSRELRQGDMDEVQKWILSLLKPEMQPTTRALKKGFISNELLNKILQISRPQVPRSYMFKVQWRR; translated from the exons atgttattgcagactacctatcaagaaaAAGGTACCCAAACTGATGACAGACAAGAAACAAAAGATTTATttgcaatccttactactctatctttaCATATGGATAGTATgggtaaaagattacaacagctacaGGAAAGCAAGCCAAGTCAGCAGCATGATTATAAAgatgcggagctaagtcgatcggaagactcAAAATTTTCAgagttagaaggagacgttgggaaactccgtAAAACCCATAACAATGTTTCTTTACATACAGCTGCAG caccagctgaGATACTATACGATGAAATAAAACCTGTTATACAGGTTGTAAAAATAGGATTGACACGAGATATGTTAATACCAGAAGAGATAGAACAACAACCAGAGATACCAAAAATCGAGATACCAAGTTTTTACgccaataaaagaataattggaatAACAACTATTATCCAAGAATTAGCCAACAATTATCTACAGGAAAATGCCATTTGGAGCTACTACTCAAGAGATCAACTAATGATATATGCAAATTCAagggaactacgacaaggagatatggatgaagtccaaaaatggattttatcattattaaaaccaGAGATGCAACCAACTACAAGAGCACTAAAGAAAGGATTTATTTCCAACGAATTACTAAACAAGATACTGCAAATTAGTAGGCCACAAGTACCCAGATCatatatgttcaaagtgcaatgGAGAAGATAA